The following coding sequences are from one Humulus lupulus chromosome X, drHumLupu1.1, whole genome shotgun sequence window:
- the LOC133803189 gene encoding S-adenosyl-L-methionine-dependent tRNA 4-demethylwyosine synthase-like, with protein sequence MSLSSVPARLTLLALLSATTFYCFYKSRRLKSLRFSLNPNPKTSSSSTGKAKLLFISQTGTSKALARRLLDLLASNNFEFDLVDAKDYEPEDLPKETLILIIASTWDDGKAPPDARFFTNWVAESAEDFRVGSLLLSQCEFAVFGVGSRAYGSTFNAVAKDLSRRMRGLGGAEILPVWEGDVDEGDVDEVFDTWSGRLVKILKGEVLVGGVVANGVSDESDAESEEESDDEYSAEPDIVDLEDIAGKGPSRRSAAVAQTNGISNGKKDMVTPVIRASLEKQGYKIIGSHSGVKICRWTKSQLRGRGGCYKHSFYGIESHRCMEATPSLACANKCVFCWRHHTNPVGKSWQWKMDDPLQIVNSAIDQHSKMIKQMKGVPGVTIERLTEGLSPRHCALSLVGEPIMYPEINTLVDELHRRRISTFLVTNAQFPEKIKTLKPITQLYVSVDAATKDSLKAIDRPLFGDFWERFIGSLKALRDKHQRTVYRLTLVKGWNTEDIDAYFNLFSIGKPDFIEIKGVTYCGTSATSKLTMENVPWHADVKAFSEALALKSEGDYEVACEHVHSCCVLLAKTDKFKIDGQWFTWIDYEKFHDLVASGRPFDSKDYMAVTPSWAVYGAEEGGFDPIQLRYKKERHHKKSSQSTA encoded by the exons ATGTCCCTCTCTTCCGTTCCGGCGCGTCTAACTCTACTCGCTCTCCTCTCTGCCACCACTTTCTACTGCTTCTACAAATCTCGCCGCCTCAAAAGCCTCAGATTCTCcttaaaccctaaccctaaaacTTCATCTTCATCCACTGGCAAAGCCAAGCTCCTCTTTATCTCCCAAACAGGTACCTCCAAAGCCCTTGCCCGTCGTTTACTCGATCTTCTAGCTTCTAACAATTTCGAGTTTGACCTCGTCGACGCCAAGGACTACGAACCCGAGGACCTCCCTAAGGAAACCCTAATTTTGATCATCGCTTCGACATGGGATGATGGGAAAGCGCCTCCCGACGCAAGGTTTTTCACCAATTGGGTAGCGGAGAGTGCCGAAGATTTTAGGGTGGGGTCGTTGTTGCTTTCGCAATGCGAGTTTGCAGTGTTCGGAGTCGGGAGTCGAGCCTATGGCTCTACGTTCAATGCAGTGGCGAAGGACTTGTCAAGGCGGATGAGAGGATTGGGCGGCGCCGAGATATTGCCGGTTTGGGAAGGAGATGTGGATGAGGGCGATGTCGATGAAGTTTTCGACACTTGGAGCGGGAGGCTGGTCAAGATTTTGAAGGGTGAGGTGCTTGTGGGTGGTGTGGTTGCTAATGGTGTTAGTGATGAGAGCGATGCAGAAAGTGAGGAAGAGTCGGATGATGAGTACAGCGCGGAGCCGGACATTGTTGATCTTGAGGATATTGCGGGGAAAGGACCTTCCAGGAGATCAGCAGCAGTAGCCCAAACTAATGGGATTTCAAATGGGAAGAAAGATATGGTTACTCCTGTAATCAGGGCGAGTCTGGAGAAACAG GGATACAAAATTATTGGTTCACATAGTGGTGTCAAAATCTGTAGATGGACAAAGTCACAACTTAGAGGCCGAGGAGGTTGCTACAAGCATTCATTTTATGGTATAGAAAGTCATAG GTGCATGGAAGCGACGCCTAGCTTAGCTTGTGCAAATAAATGTGTGTTTTGCTGGAGACATCACACAAACCCTGTTGGAAAGAGTTGGCAGTGGAAGATGGATGATCCCCTACAAATTGTGAACTCTGCTATTGACCAGCATTCAAAGATGATTAAGCAAATGAAAGGAGTTCCTG GTGTTACAATAGAACGGCTAACAGAAGGTCTATCTCCTAGGCATTGTGCCTTATCACTTGTTGGGGAACCTATAATGTATCCTGAAATTAATACACTTGTTGATGAGCTGCACCGGCGGCGGATTTCAACTTTCTTAGTAACAAATGCTCAGTTCCCTGAAAAGATTAAAACGTTGAAGCCTATTACCCAG TTATATGTAAGTGTTGATGCTGCCACAAAGGATAGTTTGAAGGCAATTGATAGACCCCTTTTTGGGGATTTTTGGGAGAGATTTATT GGTTCTTTGAAAGCTTTGAGAGACAAACATCAGCGAACAGTTTACCGCTTGACTCTTGTGAAAGGGTGGAATACAGAGGATATAGATGCATATTTTAACCTCTTTAGCATTGGTAAACCGGATTTTATCGAAATCAAAGGCGTCACATATTGTGGAAC ATCTGCTACGTCAAAGTTGACGATGGAGAATGTGCCTTGGCATGCTGATGTTAAAGCTTTTTCAGAGGCCTTGGCATTGAAAAGTGAAGGGGATTATGAGGTTGCATGTGAGCATGTCCACTCATGTTGTGTCCTCCTTGCAAAAACCGACAAGTTTAAGATTGATGGCCAATGGTTCACGTGGATAGACTATGAAAAGTTCCATGATCTG GTGGCATCTGGAAGACCTTTTGACAGTAAGGATTACATGGCTGTCACACCATCTTGGGCTGTCTATGGAGCAGAGGAAGGTGGGTTTGATCCGATTCAGTTGAGGTACAAGAAGGAGCGACATCACAAGAAATCAAGCCAATCCACTGCCTGA
- the LOC133803188 gene encoding probable methyltransferase PMT28 → MAITRLGRQAKRPYGFCAKMTAVAVLGLCFVFVWSLFSSSSFSSSVAARRESFDDLAEPVSGSSRVRNFGTKSSNKEVKKHETKVISGSSLDKDEKKVNGSVSKSFHEHKHEKMNPRAVPIIKKEKEKKKLPEKTTEGEEEPAESEEKEEEEEEEEESDKEKDGWEEEGLVVDGKEENLDREGEGREDTEGEGGLVETVDQENEGTLESGDDESKKGGKKKKKFKGPLFDPKMHYNWKLCSTKSKHNYIPCIDYETSSWKLQSYRHTERSCPKTPIMCLVPLPHDGYEVPIHWPESKEKIFYKNVAHPKLAAFIKKHSWVVESGEYLSFPQNQSEFKGGVLHYLNSIEETVPDIEWGKNIRVVLDIGCTDSSFGASLFNKEVLTLSLGLKDDLVDLAQVALERGFPTMVSPFGSRRLPFPSGVFDTIHCGGCTINWHSNGGKHLLEMNRILRPGGYFILSTKHDNNIEDEEAMTTLTSSICWNILAHKTDDVSEVGVKIYQKPESNEIYQLRRRRYPPLCKEDENPDAAWYVPMKTCLHTVPSAIEQRGTEWPDEWPKRLETLPDWLDDKDKLAADTKHWAAIVEKSYLTGMGIDWKNIRNVMDMKAIYGGFAAALAQQNVWVMNVVPVHAPDTLSIIFERGLVGTYHDWCESFSTYPRSYDLLHADHLFSRLKNRCKQPVSIVVEMDRILRPGGWAIIRDKIEILDPLEGILRSLQWDIRMTYAKDKEGIICVQKTGWRP, encoded by the exons ATGGCTATTACTCGGTTAGGCCGCCAAGCAAAACGACCATATGGGTTCTGCGCAAAGATGACGGCAGTGGCCGTCTTGGGTCTCTGCTTCGTATTCGTATGGTCTctgttctcttcttcttcattttcctcTTCAGTGGCCGCTCGAAGAGAAAGCTTCGATGACTTAGCTGAACCTGTATCAGGAAGCTCGAGGGTACGCAATTTCGGTACTAAATCTAGTAACAAAGAAGTGAAAAAACATGAAACGAAGGTGATATCTGGCTCTAGTTTGGATAAAGATGAGAAAAAGGTTAACGGGTCTGTCTCTAAGTCTTTCCACgagcataaacatgagaaaatgaaTCCCAGAGCAGTACCTATTATaaaaaaggagaaagagaagaaaaagctACCGGAAAAGACTAcagaaggagaagaggaaccaGCAGAAtctgaagaaaaagaagaagaagaagaagaagaagaagagtcaGACAAGGAAAAGGATGGATGGGAAGAAGAAGGATTGGTAGTAGATGGTAAGGAAGAAAATTTGGATAGAGAAGGTGAAGGGAGAGAAGACACGGAAGGTGAAGGTGGTTTGGTTGAGACGGTGGATCAGGAAAATGAAGGAACGTTGGAAAGTGGCGATGATGAATCGAAGaaaggaggaaagaagaagaaaaagttcAAGGGTCCTTTGTTTGATCCAAAAATGCATTATAACTGGAAACTATGTAGTACAAAGAGCAAACACAATTACATCccgtgtattgactatgaaacaaGCTCTTGGAAGCTCCAAAGCTATCGACATACAGAGAGGAGTTGCCCAAAAACACCAATAATGTGTCTTGTACCTCTTCCACATGATGGATATGAGGTTCCAATTCACTGGCCCGAGAGTAAAGAGAAG ATATTTTATAAGAATGTGGCACATCCAAAACTTGCAGCGTTCATTAAGAAACATAGTTGGGTGGTGGAATCTGGGGAGTATCTAAGTTTCCCCCAAAACCAATCTGAATTCAAGGGTGGAGTTCTTCATTACCTCAACTCCATTGAAGAG ACGGTGCCTGACATTGAATGGGGAAAGAATATTCGGGTAGTGCTGGACATTGGTTGTACGGATTCAAGTTTTGGAGCTTCTTTATTTAATAAGGAGGTATTAACGTTGTCATTGGGCCTGAAAGATGACCTAGTCGACCTAGCTCAAGTTGCTCTTGAGCGAGGTTTCCCTACCATGGTGAGCCCTTTTGGTAGTAGGAGGCTTCCTTTTCCTAGTGGTGTTTTTGATACTATTCATTGTGGCGGATGCACCATAAATTGGCATTCAAACG GGGGGAAACATCTTCTAGAAATGAATAGGATTCTAAGGCCTGGCGGATACTTTATCCTATCAACTAAACATGACAACAATATTGAAGATGAAGAAG CTATGACCACCTTGACCTCATCTATTTGTTGGAATATTCTGGCGCATAAAACTGATGATGTCAGCGAAGTGGGTGTGAAAATTTATCAAAAGCCTGAGTCAAATGAGATATATCAATTGAGGAGGAGGAGATATCCGCCTTTGTGCAAGGAAGATGAAAATCCAGATGCAGCATG GTATGTTCCCATGAAGACTTGCTTGCACACCGTTCCCTCGGCTATTGAGCAACGTGGAACAGAGTGGCCAGATGAATGGCCTAAGAGGCTTGAAACTCTTCCAGACTGGTTGGATGATAAAGATAAATTGGCTGCAGACACCAAGCACTGGGCTGCTATTGTTGAAAAGTCATATCTTACTGGAATGGGAATTGACTGGAAGAATATCAGAAATGTAATGGACATGAAAGCCATATATGGAGG ATTTGCTGCAGCTCTTGCACAGCAGAATGTTTGGGTGATGAATGTGGTCCCTGTACATGCACCAGACACACTTTCGATCATCTTTGAACGTGGACTTGTTGGAACCTACCATGACTGGTGTGAATCTTTTAGCACTTATCCTAGATCATATGACCTTCTCCATGCTGATCATCTGTTTTCACGGCTAAAAAACAG GTGTAAACAGCCAGTGTCGATTGTTGTCGAGATGGATCGAATACTACGGCCAGGAGGTTGGGCAATTATACGTGATAAAATTGAGATACTGGATCCTTTAGAAGGGATTTTGAGAAGTTTGCAGTGGGACATTCGAATGACTTATGCTAAGGATAAAGAAGGCATCATTTGCGTGCAAAAAACCGGTTGGCGGCCTTAA